A window from Pagrus major chromosome 4, Pma_NU_1.0 encodes these proteins:
- the chst1 gene encoding carbohydrate sulfotransferase 1 produces the protein MQCSWKAVILLALASIAIQYTAIRTLTSKPFQLCPLPSPQNCGLGGQETEPPFERGAAGGGGCDDYPYFSINATRKTHILVLATTRSGSSFVGQLLNQHQEVFYLFEPLYHVQTTLIPRLSHSRNAADRRVMLGASRDLLRSLYGCDLYFLESYIKPTPTNHTTDKLFRRGASRALCQQPVCDAFGPADVNVEEGDCVKKCASLNMTLATEACREKRHVAIKIVRVPEIGDLRALVEDPRLNIKVIQLVRDPRGILSSRIETFRDTYRLWRIWRATGRRPYNLDLSQLTVVCEDFLSSVSTGLSHPYWLKGKYMLVRYEDLARNPLQKTKEIYDYLGLPLDKNVEDWIHANTRGSNEPSAKHKFGTVRDSAANAESWRLKLSYDMVEYTQTVCQKVLHQLGYKAVKSVEELKNMSLSLVQDKTFVPFL, from the coding sequence ATGCAATGTTCCTGGAAGGCAGTGATTCTACTGGCCTTGGCCTCCATTGCCATCCAGTACACGGCCATCCGGACACTCACCTCCAAGCCTTTCCAGCTGTGCCCGTTGCCCAGCCCCCAGAACTGTGGTCTGGGGGGCCAGGAGACAGAACCTCCCTTTGAGCGGGGAGCAGCAGGCGGTGGAGGCTGCGATGACTACCCTTACTTCTCCATTAATGCCACACGCAAAACGCACATCCTGGTCCTGGCCACCACCCGTAGCGGCTCCTCCTTTGTTGGCCAGCTGCTCAACCAGCACCAGGAGGTTTTCTACCTGTTTGAGCCTCTTTATCATGTTCAGACTACACTGATTCCGCGTCTGTCGCACAGCCGCAATGCTGCAGACCGCCGCGTGATGCTCGGCGCCAGTCGAGACCTCCTGCGCAGCCTGTACGGTTGCGACCTCTATTTCCTGGAGAGCTACATCAAGCCGACGCCGACAAACCACACCACAGATAAACTGTTCCGTCGCGGGGCCAGCCGAGCATTGTGCCAGCAACCTGTTTGCGATGCCTTCGGTCCTGCTGATGTTAACGTGGAGGAAGGGGACTGTGTGAAGAAATGTGCATCACTAAACATGACCTTAGCAACGGAGGCATGTCGTGAGAAGCGGCACGTGGCGATCAAAATTGTCCGGGTGCCAGAGATTGGAGATCTGCGCGCCTTGGTGGAAGACCCACGGCTGAATATCAAAGTGATTCAACTTGTCAGAGACCCGCGTGGTATCCTGTCGTCACGGATTGAGACATTCAGGGATACGTATCGGCTGTGGCGCATTTGGAGGGCCACAGGGCGAAGGCCCTACAATCTAGACTTGAGTCAGCTCACAGTTGTCTGTGAAGACTTTCTCAGTTCTGTTTCAACTGGTCTCAGCCATCCCTACTGGCTCAAAGGGAAGTACATGTTGGTTCGTTACGAGGATTTGGCGAGAAATCCACTTCAAAAGACAAAGGAGATCTATGACTACCTGGGGCTGCCTTTGGATAAAAATGTAGAAGACTGGATACATGCAAACACTCGGGGCAGCAATGAGCCCTCAGCAAAACACAAGTTTGGCACTGTGAGGGACTCAGCAGCTAATGCTGAGAGTTGGCGTTTGAAACTGTCTTATGACATGGTAGAATACACACAGACTGTGTGTCAGAAAGTACTCCACCAGCTGGGATACAAGGCCGTGAAATCAGTAGAGGAACTGAAAAATATGTCCCTCTCACTGGTACAGGACAAAACTTTTGTACCTTTTTTGTAA